From the genome of Proteus vulgaris, one region includes:
- a CDS encoding IS3 family transposase (programmed frameshift) — MKPITKRTQRDYSLAFKLQLVDQVEKGEITYKQAQDHYGIQGCSTVLVWLRKHGRLDWSNGTPDTFYRGSAMTQSSEQQTPEQRIKILEKELEEARLKSDFFEAVVKVMDRDFGGSFVKKAQSRVIKEKTVKNLTVTIACRFMQISRQAYYKRLDRTEERKKADSAIIDVVKSERVLQPRLGGRKLHFILKQKQMVIGRDRLFSLLKEHQLLVPNKRAYHRTTLSHHRFHRHPNLIKSGFIPTQPEQLWVADITYLSTHEGDTYLSLITDAYSRKIVGYHLDNNMKTSSVKKSLVQALKKRTSTTSLIHHSDRGIQYCSSEYQKIHKEHNIQCSMTDGYDCYQNALAERINGILKMEYLLIKPSNLEQARKLVEESIQLYNEKRPHLSLNYKTPDEVHRAFYA, encoded by the exons CCAATCACTAAACGAACTCAACGCGATTATTCTCTCGCTTTTAAATTACAGCTTGTTGACCAAGTTGAAAAAGGCGAAATAACCTATAAACAAGCCCAAGATCACTATGGTATACAAGGATGCTCTACTGTTTTAGTTTGGCTTCGTAAGCATGGTAGGTTAGATTGGTCAAACGGTACCCCTGATACTTTTTATAGAGGTTCAGCTATGACCCAATCTTCTGAACAACAAACGCCGGAACAACGCATTAAGATCCTTGAAAAGGAACTTGAAGAAGCTCGGCTTAAATCCGATTTTTTCGAAGCTGTGGTTAAAGTCATGGATAGAGACTTTGGAG GTTCGTTTGTCAAAAAAGCGCAAAGCCGAGTTATTAAAGAAAAAACGGTTAAAAACCTCACCGTAACAATTGCTTGCCGTTTTATGCAGATCAGCCGACAGGCTTATTACAAGAGGCTGGATAGAACTGAGGAACGAAAGAAAGCAGATTCGGCCATTATTGATGTTGTTAAATCTGAACGAGTCTTACAACCTCGACTGGGTGGGCGTAAATTACATTTTATTTTAAAGCAAAAACAGATGGTTATTGGTCGTGATCGGCTATTTTCTTTATTGAAAGAACATCAGTTACTGGTGCCTAATAAACGGGCTTATCATCGAACAACCTTAAGCCATCATCGTTTTCATCGGCATCCAAATTTAATTAAGTCAGGGTTTATCCCCACACAACCAGAACAGCTTTGGGTGGCAGATATTACCTATTTATCGACGCATGAAGGTGATACTTATTTAAGTTTAATTACGGATGCGTATTCACGAAAAATCGTGGGATATCATTTAGATAACAATATGAAAACAAGTTCAGTGAAGAAATCGTTGGTTCAGGCGTTAAAAAAACGGACTTCGACAACTTCGTTAATCCATCATTCAGATCGAGGGATACAGTATTGTTCTTCGGAATATCAGAAGATACATAAAGAGCATAATATTCAATGTTCTATGACTGATGGGTATGATTGTTATCAAAATGCCTTAGCAGAACGAATTAATGGAATATTAAAAATGGAGTATCTACTGATAAAACCGAGTAATCTGGAACAAGCAAGAAAATTAGTAGAAGAATCAATTCAACTCTATAATGAAAAACGGCCACACTTATCGTTAAACTATAAAACGCCCGATGAAGT